A region from the Brassica napus cultivar Da-Ae chromosome C8, Da-Ae, whole genome shotgun sequence genome encodes:
- the LOC106363475 gene encoding glutathione S-transferase T3-like, with amino-acid sequence MASKYPYSRSSSYIGLLNSQHKTVNHENYPYGSFHSSVNLGASEISPFSSQQPDVPDQPIVTPVERRERKKWTPAMDEVLISGWLNTSKDVVVGNNQNARIFWERVEAYCKASPHGRAGGVMTENLHCKQRWHKINDLTNKFCGAFATAERQMTSG; translated from the coding sequence ATGGCTTCAAAGTATCCATATTCCCGGTCTTCTAGTTATATAggacttcttaacagtcaacaCAAAACTGTTAACCATGAAAACTACCCTTATGGAAGTTTTCATTCTAGTGTGAACCTTGGAGCATCAGAAATCTCCCCTTTCAGTTCCCAACAACCTGACGTGCCAGATCAACCTATAGTCACACCAGTGGAGCGTAGGGAGAGAAAGAAATGGACGCCTGCTATGGACGAGGTTCTGATAAGTGGCTGGCTGAACACATCTAAGGATGTTGTTGTTGGAAACAATCAAAATGCACGGATCTTCTGGGAACGTGTTGAGGCATATTGCAAAGCAAGTCCTCATGGTAGAGCGGGTGGTGTGATGACAGAGAATCTCCattgtaagcagaggtggcacAAAATAAATGACTTGACGAACAAGTTCTGTGGTGCATTTGCAACAGCAGAGAGACAAATGACTTCTGGCTAG